The segment TCTCAATTATTTGAAGTTTTTTACTGCTTTTACTTTCTTGATTCCTATACGAAGCATAACATATAAATTGATCATCTATTTATCGAAGGCAAATTTCTTTTTTTCATTTAAGCAAAGCCGATATTGTTATTAGTATCTTAAATAGCAATATGTGATTAGCTGATAGTTATCTGTCTACAAATTGCACTTTCAGGAGTTATGGAAATGTTAGCCAGTGTATTGTGGATTTTAATGATGGGCTTTTTTGTTGGTCAACTTGCCCGTCGTTTAGGCGCTCCACCTTTAATTGGCATGATTATAGTGGGGATGATTCTTAGCCCCCAAGCACTAAATGTAATTAGTCCAGAAATGCTTAATGCTGCGGATGATTTAAGAACATTGGCAGTGATGATTATTTTGATGAAAGCCGGACTGGGTTTAGATAGAGAAAAATTAGCTCAACAGGGAACTGTGGCGCTGCGTTTGGGATTTCTGCCAGCGACAACCGAAGCGATCGCGATCGCCTTTGCGGCTATGGTAATCTTTAAATTTGACTTTCTCACTGGTTTACTCTTGGGCTGTGTCATTGGCGCTGAGTCTCCCGCTGTGATTGTTCCCGGAATGCTGAGGCTAAAAAGTTTAGGCTGGGGTGTTACCAAAGGCATACCCGATGCAATTTTGACTGGTAGTGCTTTATCTGATGTGCTGCTGTTATTGGTTTTTAGCCTATTACTGAGTTTCTTGGGTGATGGCGGCGTTGAGCAGATTGCTTTTCCTGGAGGATTTACCCTAACTCCCGTGCAACTGCTTCCACTGCAAGTCATCATGCAAATTTTACTAGGAGTGATATTCGGTTATTTAGCCGCCCGTTTGCTAGTTATTCTATTAGTAAAACAAAATTGGACTCAAAACGCCGTTCAAGATACTCTAATTGCTGCCAGTCTCGCCTTATTTTTAGTAATTTCGGCTCATGGGTTGCCTTATTTTTCTGGTTATTTAGCAGCCATGAGTTTAGGTTTTTTCCTCATAGAATTAGATGCACCCCTAGCTAGAAATTTGCGCGGTGGGTTTGATAGCCTCTGGATAGTAGCTGAGATTTTTTTGTTTGTTTTATTGGGTGCAACTATTCAACTACAAGTATTAGGCAATATTCTCTTACCTGGGTTGGCAATTCTAGCAATTGGTTTACTCATCGGTAGGATGCTGGGATGGTATCTTTCCACACTGGGCAGTAATTGGAATTGGCGGGAAAGACTGTTTTTATTACCGGGAAATTCAGCCAAAGCTACAGTACAAGCCGCTATTGGGACAATTCCCCTCGCCCAAGGGATTGCCGGAGGTGAGATAATTTTAGCGATCGCAGCTTTATCAATTTTAGTCACAGCACCTTTAGGAGCTTGGGCAACGATGACCTTTGCACCTAAATTATTAGAACGGGGAGAAGTTGATCCCACAAAAGTTACAGTTGCAACTCGTACCCTATTATTAGCAGCCGTTGATACATCAGGTTTAGCGACAGCAGTTTTAACCAAAGTCGCGGATTTAGCACGACGCAGTAATGGTGAAGTTATAGTTTTGCATATAGTTAATCTGCCCAATCAGCGAGAAATTTCAGAACTAGAGTCAGAAGCTCAAAAATTGTTATCAGATATCAGATATAAATTTATCACTGTCACAGGTACGGTTCCAGAGAAAAT is part of the Nodularia sp. LEGE 06071 genome and harbors:
- a CDS encoding cation:proton antiporter; translation: MLASVLWILMMGFFVGQLARRLGAPPLIGMIIVGMILSPQALNVISPEMLNAADDLRTLAVMIILMKAGLGLDREKLAQQGTVALRLGFLPATTEAIAIAFAAMVIFKFDFLTGLLLGCVIGAESPAVIVPGMLRLKSLGWGVTKGIPDAILTGSALSDVLLLLVFSLLLSFLGDGGVEQIAFPGGFTLTPVQLLPLQVIMQILLGVIFGYLAARLLVILLVKQNWTQNAVQDTLIAASLALFLVISAHGLPYFSGYLAAMSLGFFLIELDAPLARNLRGGFDSLWIVAEIFLFVLLGATIQLQVLGNILLPGLAILAIGLLIGRMLGWYLSTLGSNWNWRERLFLLPGNSAKATVQAAIGTIPLAQGIAGGEIILAIAALSILVTAPLGAWATMTFAPKLLERGEVDPTKVTVATRTLLLAAVDTSGLATAVLTKVADLARRSNGEVIVLHIVNLPNQREISELESEAQKLLSDIRYKFITVTGTVPEKIIRIAQEHHATAIIMGKRGHQPWETVLIGSVSQAVLETSPIPVILVENRQS